The following DNA comes from Meleagris gallopavo isolate NT-WF06-2002-E0010 breed Aviagen turkey brand Nicholas breeding stock chromosome 13, Turkey_5.1, whole genome shotgun sequence.
TCTGTAAGTTGAGTCTGGCCTGTGGGAAAGCCACAAAGCTGGAAGTGAAATTCTCCTCTACGGAAGAGCTTCAAAATTCACTCTCAGTGAATTTTGTGTTGACAAGAAAGGCAATGCTGTGTTTTATGCACAAAGTCTTGGCCTGAGAGCCAGAAAAATGTTAAGGAGAAAGCGTGGATCGACCGGAGTCTTGCTTTTGAACATAAAAAATCCCCCTTCCATAATGCAAGGGTGCAAGAACACCTGGGGGCAGATAAACTCTCCCTTGTAGAGTGGTCTCCGCTGCTCAGTCTGCATCCCATAGCCACAAGCAGAGATCAGAGCGATGCAGGAGCAGCCTCCCCACGTCGGGGTTTCCTGTGCCATGCTCCTTCCAGCTGCCCCACCTCCTCAAAGGAAGCTCATGGCAAGAGATGCTTCTTGTGCCATTGGGACCTAAAGGATGAACTTGCCACTCTTTCAGTGCAGGGATCTGGGCTCGAAGTTTGCCTTTCTGGTGTCCTTTAGGGCCAGAACCTAACAGCAGATTGGAGGTGGACAGCAGATGCAGAGCAGGACACACTCCCACTCTGAGCCCTGGAGCAAGAACCTTTGAGCCCTGAGCATGCAGCCACCAACATGAGGATGCACCCACTTCACCAATCCTCATCCTTCAATATGGAAACAGAGCCACAGGGCACAGGGCACCACATCACTGCCTGTACTCGTATCCTGCTGTGAGCATGCATGTGAGGatggagcttgatgatcttggtcccttccaacccaagccgttccATGATTCCACCTGTCTGTGCACATCTCCCTGTGCAGAAATCACTTGGAAGGAGAAGATGCTGGATAAAATCTGAACAGCTGTCAGGGGTCTCCAGTTGGCCAGAGCACTGGGGAAACTCTGTCTGCTCCCTTCTTCATTAACAACTCTGCAAAATCACTCAAAGAGCTGAAAACACCCAAACAGCAACATTTTGTCAGGCCATATGTGAAGGACCCTAATAGGGAATCTTGAAAAACCCAGCAACCCTAGGAGCACAAGGTAGGCTGGACTAAAAATAGTGTGTTTCTAAATAGGTCATATAACCCCAAATACAACAGTGCTGTTCCTCCTGGCTTGTGTTCAACCCAGCGACTCAACATCTCCATGGGCTGCAATGAGTTCCCCATGCTACTGATCCCCAGAAGCATCTTTTCATCCTCCCACAGACTTTGTGAgtcctcccttcccttctcagCCATTTCCCCATCTCTGATGTGCCCCAAGCAAGAAGGAAGCCATTTTGGGGACTGGTAGGTATGACTTTGCTGCAAGCCCATGGCATTTGCCTCAAGCTGGGCTGGAGCTTTCTCAGCCAAATGTGCAAGGGAGGACTGcaggcacagggacacccacacACGGCTCTGGATGGAGCAAACCTGAGGAAGTAAGCAAAATGAAGCAGGATCTGTGCTTGCTTTTCCGGCACTGCTTCCTCTTCCTCAGGTTTTCAAGTCACCCCTATCACAGTTGAACAATGCACAACTCCCTGGAGATCCCTGATGTTTATTCTTTAGGGgtttttttggaaggaaaaggCTGGTGTTTAATCGTGAACTGAGGGATGCTGGAAAGTCCCGCAGCTGGCTAACATTCCCTTTGAACAGGCAAAAGAGAATTTGCTTgtttacatgaaaaataaacagcattatCCTAATTAGGTACTACGGAACATGGTTAAGTGGGTAATATTGGTGTTAAGTGtgcagttggactagatcttggaagtcttttccagctgtggtgattctatgattctgcaaaaGGAGGAGGGGAGCTTGGGGACATCTCAGGTGCAAGGTTTGCCAGCACCTGTATCACTGTGGGGAAGGAGTTGGGCATAACAAGCCCAAATGGGGACTCAGCAGATTATTGAGCTGTGCTGGAAAAACACAGTTGGGAGCAGCCATGCAGTTGTCACATTCTCTGTCGCCCCAGCTCTGTTTTGAATCATGACAGCTCCTAGAGACTGGAAAGTTTTAAAGGAGGAAAGCAAGAGTCCCTCCCAAAGCCTGCTTCCTATGGCTGGACACTGGGGACCACCAAGTGCTGAAAGCTGGGGATCCACCAAAGCACATCCTGTGCAGAAAGGCCTGCGTGGTGCCATAAGACACAGAGGCTGCAGGAAGGACGTGTCCAGGAGCCCTTCCCCAGAGGATCATCTGAGCAACTTGCCGGCACCAGCTCTTCCATGTGCCCCAGAAGCCAGGAAGTCACCGCAGCTAGGCAGGAAAATAATCAGGTGATGACAGTTCTCTCAAACTGGGGCAGAAGAGTGACAGAGCTGGAGGGAGGATATGCCTCCAGGATCCCTTCCACAGcccctatgattctatgactctgtgagCACGCTCCAGGTTAACAAAGAAGAGTGGACGTGGGGTgtgaggaggagctgctgctcccgATGGACAGAATCTCTGTTTCTGTGTATGACGGAAACAGCGTTTGGTGAGGACTTCAGCCTCCTTTCCAACCCTGACCTTTCTTGAGTTCCTGGAACTGGAACAGCAGTGGAGAACTGTCGTGCCCTTGGTGCCTTCTTGACACCACAGCTGTCCCTAACCAACAGCATCACTGGGTTCTCAGCATCTGGAACAttcaggagaaagaagaagTGACTGCACTTGAAGGGTGGTGGGGCTGCAGAGACACAGCTCGGTAGGAGCAGCTCGGCCAACAGCTCCAAGAGAGAATCAAGGATTCCTGACAGAGACTAAAACACAGAGAGAGGTGAGAGACCTCAGAAGGGGTCATGCTCCATTCCGCTAACCCAGCATTAGTGAAGGGGCGGTACATTAGTTTGAGCTGCCCTATGTAAGTGCAGGCTGATgtaatatttcacagaaaaaccACAACACCAAGCAGGGACAGGGCTGACATTTCATAAGTCACAGTCCACATCCCAGCACGCACAGTAACTTCGCAGGTAAGGTGATGTCCCACCAGatctgagcacagcagagagcCAGGTGCCAGCAACGGGGGCCACCAACAGCCCCAAATACAGCAAAGTGAGGAATTAGTCCATGTTTCATTTTAGGAAGTATGGAGCAGCAGATCATGGGTCCAGTGACACAGCCACAACACCAAGagctccatccatccatccatccatccatccatccatccatccatccatccatccatccacccatccatccatccatccattcagAAGATAAGCTATCTACAGCAAACAGGGTCAGACTAACAATATCAGATCAGTGCTCCTACAAAATACCCAAATCAGGGACTGAAGACCCAACCCTGGGCTTAAATGGGCCTTCTGGCCTTGGTCAGAGAGTGTGGGGTGGGAGACCATCTACTGATCAGACTGGTCAGGGTGAGTATGGCCAACGTGTACCTCCAAGGGCTGCCACCGTACCACCTGATGGATCCTGTTGGGGAGATGAAGGAATGGAACCATTCAGATGCTGCCCTGTGGCTCCATGCCCTTAGTCCCCAGACTGCCCTATCCCAGTGCCAGCCACATCCACTCAGTGCATGGGAAGTGATTTATCACTGGGCAGTGATTTATCACTGTCTGCCTACGAACTCATTCATTTATGCAGCCTCTCTCTTGTCTAataacagaagaggaaaaaaaacattctttctaCAGAGCTTTTTACCCTTAAAATGACCTTCCTGGCCTGGTGATTCATCAGAGGAAGTTCTGGAGGATGTTCCCCACGCGCCGCTGTTGGCGGTGCAGCAGTGTGGGGCAGGatgcaggagcagccctggccTAGGGGACATCCTAGCCAGCCCTGGTGTGAACCTCCTGAGGACAGTGGTTTTTAACATAAGAACTTTATTATCGTTACTACTacaaaaatacaatataaatCCCATTTGCATACATTCATATAGACTCAATACACAAACGAATCAAAGCTGACAGTAGTCACTgcactgcagaacagaaggaCCCTCCTGGAGCCTGTCCCCCACAATCAGGGCTCCTGTCTGCCATGGGTTGGGATCTGCCCCAGTCACAGCCTCAGAAAACCTGCCCAAAGACAGcgtgccagcactgtgccctgggaaaggagcagggatgggatgagcagAGCTAGTCTGGATGGAGGAAGGCTATGGTAAAGCATTTGGCAGCTCCATTTGCTGTAGTGCCTGGACCTGCATGGGGCCCTGCTCCCACGGACATGAGCAAGCCAGCCAATCCCAGCAAGACAACAGACACAGTGCAGTGTTTTCCAGTGTTCCCAGCATTGCACACGCTCTGTGATGCTCCACTAGCAAGGTGACGTGCATTCACATTGCTGCAAAACTTTACTGCAAAAATAGTTGTTTCTGATATTTCATACAAAAGAGCTTTAGTGCACCACAAACTGCAAGGCTGTGAACCCCAAGGGTGGGtgggaggtgctgctggcagcgCCTGCAGGTGGATCAGCTCCAGGTGGTGTTACAGGGCTGGAGTTGCACAACTGCTAAACACGGGTGGGTTTCACCCCAGATTCCTGGCTGCAATCCATCCTCTCTCCCTCCCATACCTGCAAAGCCCTGGATGGATCTGTCTCAAGCCAAGAAATAAGAGGCTGAGTGAtaacagaaaacagcactgcagtcatCCTCCCACCTCCAGGGCTGGGTGGATGCCCTGTGGATCCGACAGACCAGCTTTCTTCTAGCTGGCCTTTACACCTGGCTCATGCTTCTGGCTTTGATTGTCTTGCTTattacatttttgctttctttttctatttatagTTTGGGGTCTGATCCACTGAGAGTGGTTGGAGGGGAATCTTTGATATGTAACCTCACTATGAACCTTGTATGTAGCTCTACCTGCAAGGCATGCTGTCGAGGAGACCTTTACATACTCAGGCCAAAAGTCATATTGGATTAAGAGTTAAATGAGGGCTTTCAGGAGCTGGCCATGGATAAAAGATATAGCTTACATACAGCAGTATCTAGATGTGTGAAAATGAGAATCAACTTAGGTTAAAAAAACCCTCCTTTGGTACTGCAACAGTGCCTGCATAGCCTGCTGGTATATACAGGTGCATTATATCTAATATCTGAAAGCTGGACGACCTCTGCTGGCTCTAGCCATTAAATACCCAATTAACTGGGGTGTTTAATCAGCCCAAGGAGAGCCAGCACCCAGCTTACTGCCAGCATCAGTTTAGGTCTGACAGAGCAGCGAACTGAAGTGCAAAGAAAGAAGCAACTGAAAGTCTGTAAGTGCAGACTCAGTGCTTTGGTGTTGGGATTGCTCACAGTGGCAGAGCCCAATTCCAGCAGGGTGAGAGGGTGGGTACAAAACTGCTCAGATGGATGATGATGAAATGTGGGAAAATCCCCAACATTCGCTTCTGCCCACCACTTGGCAAGCAGCCCCCACTAGAGCAACATCCTTTCTACTGAACGGTGCCAGAGAAAGGAACCATCCCATCTGGTCCTAAAATGTTGCCATTGGCCAATGGGAACCTAgggtatcttttttttttaacactctGCTctgagaaaattctcagctttCTTAGGAACTGCTTTGTACTGGTCACCAGTCCAGCAGATGCTTagctttcctgcagcagcactctgGTTCTAGGCCAAAAATGTCCATGCCATACAGCATTCAGATCACTTCCATTGGATAGACACTGTCGTGGTGTCCCTCCTTCAGGTAGAGCAAGCCTTCGACAATTTCTCTTGATGCTGTTTCTGATCTCATTCTAAATTTTATATAAAGCAATACAGCTGCAATACAAGCAATCAGGCCACTTGCCACGGCGACAATGATTACGAAGTACATTTGGGACTCTGACAAAGAGCTGAGTGTAGGTGGGTCACTTGGGCTTCTGGTAGCCTGTGCTCTGGCTTGGCCTGAGAACATCTGAGTGGTGAAAACTAAGATATCTGGAGGACCTTGCTTTCCTAAGGGCAATAAATGATCAAATGTCCCAGTATCAAATGCAGAGGAACTGAAATTTTTGTTGGCATGAACATGAAGACTTTTGTCTATGGCGGTTGTGGGCTTTAGGGTAGGAACTGGAGCAGCCTCTGGTGTGGATGGGACCATGCCGACCTCTGTGCGCTTCAGGGTGGAAGGGAGAGCTGAAGTAAAACTCCTCGAAGTAGTGTCTGATGTGCTGCCTCTTGCGCTGACTGGGTCCAGGGGGTCGTTTGTAGGAAGACCAGGGTGGTGCAGTCCTTTGGAAATGGATGCAGGGTCTGAGTTGGAGGTAGAAGTCGTGCCTTGGGCATCACCCGCAGCATTTGCAGCATATCCTACAGGTTCTTCTGTGCTGTCAGAGCCATGCGCAGGAGCTGTGGGGTATGGGGTGGGTTGGCCAAGGGCTACTGTGTCAGCTGTTGAATGCACAGATGTGAAGGATTCTCTGTTT
Coding sequences within:
- the CX3CL1 gene encoding fractalkine isoform X1 → MRVASLQILRVLFLAAMAGGQPKAPLKCSKWCSSFHRAIDERLIKSYRKTEPQCTKDAVIFTTKKLREICANPHEEWVKKIMWKLDQEKALAASPLPRAATSPAAAVPEEPGTFHKHTSLQVPAPPPATAASATSERAPIPAASTEVTSKSTPGMQNATHFSAGPSPVTSGVATHPEVISEANRESFTSVHSTADTVALGQPTPYPTAPAHGSDSTEEPVGYAANAAGDAQGTTSTSNSDPASISKGLHHPGLPTNDPLDPVSARGSTSDTTSRSFTSALPSTLKRTEVGMVPSTPEAAPVPTLKPTTAIDKSLHVHANKNFSSSAFDTGTFDHLLPLGKQGPPDILVFTTQMFSGQARAQATRSPSDPPTLSSLSESQMYFVIIVAVASGLIACIAAVLLYIKFRMRSETASREIVEGLLYLKEGHHDSVYPMEVI
- the CX3CL1 gene encoding fractalkine isoform X2, with the translated sequence MGMVFPAWSQWQPKAPLKCSKWCSSFHRAIDERLIKSYRKTEPQCTKDAVIFTTKKLREICANPHEEWVKKIMWKLDQEKALAASPLPRAATSPAAAVPEEPGTFHKHTSLQVPAPPPATAASATSERAPIPAASTEVTSKSTPGMQNATHFSAGPSPVTSGVATHPEVISEANRESFTSVHSTADTVALGQPTPYPTAPAHGSDSTEEPVGYAANAAGDAQGTTSTSNSDPASISKGLHHPGLPTNDPLDPVSARGSTSDTTSRSFTSALPSTLKRTEVGMVPSTPEAAPVPTLKPTTAIDKSLHVHANKNFSSSAFDTGTFDHLLPLGKQGPPDILVFTTQMFSGQARAQATRSPSDPPTLSSLSESQMYFVIIVAVASGLIACIAAVLLYIKFRMRSETASREIVEGLLYLKEGHHDSVYPMEVI